A window from Theropithecus gelada isolate Dixy chromosome 1, Tgel_1.0, whole genome shotgun sequence encodes these proteins:
- the VAMP3 gene encoding vesicle-associated membrane protein 3 isoform X2 yields the protein MSTGPTAAPGSNRRLQQTQNQVDEVVDIMRVNVDKVLERDQKLSELDDRADALQAGASQFETSAAKLKRKYWWKNCKMWAIGITVLVIFIIIIIALCRMERSQ from the exons AT GTCTACAGGTCCAACTGCTGCCCCTGGCAGTAATCGAAGACTTCAGCAGACACAAAATCAAGTAGATGAG GTGGTGGACATAATGCGAGTTAATGTGGACAAGGTTCTGGAAAGAGACCAGAAGCTCTCTGAGTTAGACGACCGTGCAGATGCACTGCAGGCAGGCGCTTCTCAATTTGAAACGAGCGCAGCCAAGTTGAAGAGGAAATATTGGTGGAAGAATTGCAAG ATGTGGGCAATCGGGATTACTGTTCTGgttatcttcatcatcatcatcatcg CCCTCTGTAGAATGGAGAGAAGCCAGTAG
- the VAMP3 gene encoding vesicle-associated membrane protein 3 isoform X3 has protein sequence MSTGPTAAPGSNRRLQQTQNQVDEVVDIMRVNVDKVLERDQKLSELDDRADALQAGASQFETSAAKLKRKYWWKNCKMWAIGITVLVIFIIIIIVWVVSS, from the exons AT GTCTACAGGTCCAACTGCTGCCCCTGGCAGTAATCGAAGACTTCAGCAGACACAAAATCAAGTAGATGAG GTGGTGGACATAATGCGAGTTAATGTGGACAAGGTTCTGGAAAGAGACCAGAAGCTCTCTGAGTTAGACGACCGTGCAGATGCACTGCAGGCAGGCGCTTCTCAATTTGAAACGAGCGCAGCCAAGTTGAAGAGGAAATATTGGTGGAAGAATTGCAAG ATGTGGGCAATCGGGATTACTGTTCTGgttatcttcatcatcatcatcatcg tgtgggttgtctcttcatga
- the VAMP3 gene encoding vesicle-associated membrane protein 3 isoform X1 yields the protein MSTGPTAAPGSNRRLQQTQNQVDEVVDIMRVNVDKVLERDQKLSELDDRADALQAGASQFETSAAKLKRKYWWKNCKMWAIGITVLVIFIIIIIGELPFSKLIGKVFSMCSQTLDFVYKNSD from the exons AT GTCTACAGGTCCAACTGCTGCCCCTGGCAGTAATCGAAGACTTCAGCAGACACAAAATCAAGTAGATGAG GTGGTGGACATAATGCGAGTTAATGTGGACAAGGTTCTGGAAAGAGACCAGAAGCTCTCTGAGTTAGACGACCGTGCAGATGCACTGCAGGCAGGCGCTTCTCAATTTGAAACGAGCGCAGCCAAGTTGAAGAGGAAATATTGGTGGAAGAATTGCAAG ATGTGGGCAATCGGGATTACTGTTCTGgttatcttcatcatcatcatcatcggtGAGTTACCCTTCTCTAAACTGATTGGAAAAGTCTTCTCCATGTGTTCACAGACCCTTGATTTTGTGTACAAGAACTCAGATTAA